One Deltaproteobacteria bacterium DNA window includes the following coding sequences:
- a CDS encoding 4-vinyl reductase, whose product MFNEERDYNKFTWEDLGDIETGRPNLGLQVPVLVYRLLQYTFRDVMITELGVNRANDIIIKAGRLAGKQFCENMLNRELDFNEFVSQLQSVLKEQAIGILRIEKADSENMRFTLTVAEDLDCSGLPPVGEVVCQYDEGFIAGIMEAYTGKSFDAKEIDCWASGDRVCRFDVRQQRKAK is encoded by the coding sequence ATGTTCAATGAAGAGCGTGATTACAACAAATTCACATGGGAGGACCTGGGAGACATAGAAACAGGCAGGCCGAATCTTGGTTTACAGGTCCCAGTGCTGGTCTATCGCTTGCTCCAATATACTTTCCGGGATGTGATGATAACCGAGTTAGGTGTAAATAGGGCAAACGATATCATCATCAAGGCGGGCAGGCTTGCCGGAAAGCAATTCTGTGAGAATATGCTGAACCGGGAGCTCGATTTCAACGAATTTGTATCTCAGCTGCAAAGTGTACTCAAAGAGCAGGCCATAGGGATTCTTCGAATTGAGAAAGCCGATTCTGAGAATATGAGATTCACATTAACGGTCGCTGAAGACCTTGATTGTTCCGGCCTGCCACCTGTCGGTGAGGTGGTTTGTCAATATGATGAGGGCTTCATCGCAGGCATCATGGAAGCTTACACTGGAAAGTCTTTTGATGCAAAAGAGATCGACTGTTGGGCAAGCGGAGACAGGGTATGCCGTTTCGATGTAAGGCAGCAAAGGAAGGCGAAATGA